In one window of Gossypium arboreum isolate Shixiya-1 chromosome 4, ASM2569848v2, whole genome shotgun sequence DNA:
- the LOC108461004 gene encoding eukaryotic translation initiation factor 4B3-like, producing MAATVSSPWGKAGAWALDAEEHEAELQQEQQSGVDSSTGKLADFPSLSAAAATKTKKKKGQTVSLAEFTLGLAKPSEPTGRTHEDLLVLPTCPRQRSAEELDRNRLGGGFKSYGSNRYNSNGDDSSSNSRWGSSRVSNRDSNREIAPSRADEIDNWASVKKSAPTGNGFGGGFERRERGGGGFFDSQSKADEVDNWAASKSNKSPNGAPPPRRFGGGFEKRSSFDSLQSRDSPRDLDNWGKKKEETNSAGGGGVRPKLVLQPRTVPVMEEGKKDLTVAKPKGANPFGEARPREEVLKEKGKDWKEIDEKLEAMKIKEAVAVTEKERGAKASFGNGHAPADKSWRKSEPVEATADADHQPQSAEESENGHVAEN from the coding sequence atGGCGGCAACTGTCTCGTCACCTTGGGGCAAAGCCGGCGCGTGGGCTCTAGACGCCGAAGAGCACGAAGCTGAACTCCAACAAGAACAGCAAAGCGGCGTAGATTCTTCCACCGGAAAGCTCGCCGATTTCCCTTCTTTATCCGCCGCCGCGGCCACCAAAACCAAGAAAAAGAAGGGCCAAACCGTATCTCTTGCTGAATTTACTCTCGGTTTGGCTAAGCCGAGCGAGCCGACAGGGCGCACTCATGAGGACCTGCTCGTTCTACCGACCTGCCCTCGCCAGCGTTCTGCCGAGGAGCTCGATCGTAACCGGCTCGGCGGCGGTTTTAAATCGTACGGGTCGAACAGGTACAATTCTAACGGGGATGATTCTTCGAGTAATAGTAGATGGGGATCTTCTAGGGTTTCGAATAGAGATTCAAATAGAGAAATTGCTCCCTCACGCGCTGATGAGATCGATAATTGGGCGTCGGTTAAGAAATCGGCTCCTACCGGGAATGGATTCGGCGGTGGGTTTGAGAGGCGAGAGAGAGGTGGAGGAGGGTTTTTCGATTCTCAATCGAAAGCAGATGAAGTAGATAACTGGGCAGCTAGTAAGAGTAATAAAAGCCCTAATGGAGCACCGCCGCCTCGGAGATTTGGTGGGGGTTTTGAGAAAAGAAGCAGTTTCGATTCACTTCAATCTAGGGATTCCCCAAGGGATTTGGATAACTggggaaagaaaaaggaagagaCCAACAGTGCTGGTGGTGGTGGGGTGAGGCCAAAGCTTGTGCTTCAACCACGTACGGTTCCCGTGATGGAGGAGGGTAAAAAGGACTTGACGGTGGCCAAGCCCAAAGGGGCAAATCCTTTCGGCGAGGCAAGGCCGAGAGAGGAGGTGTTGAAGGAAAAGGGGAAAGACTGGAAGGAGATTGATGAAAAGCTTGAAGCTATGAAGATTAAAGAGGCAGTAGCTGTTACAGAGAAAGAGAGAGGGGCAAAGGCAAGCTTCGGTAATGGCCATGCCCCGGCTGACAAGAGCTGGAGGAAGAGTGAACCTGTTGAAGCTACAGCTGATGCTGATCATCAACCCCAAAG